TTTGAAGACGCAGCGATGTCTTGGCTCGATGCCGAATGCCTGGAGCAGCGAGAGCCGCACAACAGAGACGAAGACCAAAACGGCCCCGCGTTGTGGCCGGTTGTCAGTGTGCAGGCTCGTGTAGGGTGCATGGGCCTGAGCTTTCTTGCGTAGGTAGAGCTTGCAGCGCACCCACGCGTGAAGGCGGTGAGGTACGCTCCCTTTTACCAATCCCGGGTCACGGAGCCCCCCCTCTGTTAAAGAGCCGCAAGCTCTGACCCGGTATGCTGGGACAGATGACCAGTGCCCCCCTTCCTGATCACGAATACGCCCGGCTGCTGGCCCTGGCCCGCTACGAGATCCTCGATACCGCTCCGGAGGCCGTGTTCGACCACGTGACCCGGCTCGCTGCTCATCTGCTCGGCACGCCCTACGCCTTCATCAATCTCATCGATCAGCACCGCCTGTGGAGCAAGGCCGCCACTGGCGCCCGAATTACGCCTCTGAGCGCGCGTTGTCTTTCTGCACGTGGACGATCCTTCAGGACACCTCGCTGTTCATTCAGGACGCCCGCCTCGATCCACGTTTCTGCACCTTGCCCGGCGTGGCAGGTGAGCCGGGGATTCGCAGGTGCGCGGGTGCGCCACTGACCACGCCGGAAGGCCACCGCATCGGGACGCTGTGCGTGATGGATACCGAGCCGCTGCCCCTCAGTGCTGCCGCGCTACAGGCACTGAGTGACCTGGCCGATACGGTCGTGAGTGAACTGGAACTCCGCCTGCACACCCTCTAGCTCAACCGCGAACTCGGCGCGCAGACACAGTACGTGCAGGAACTGCGCCGCACACTCAATCAGGCGCGGGTGCTGGAGGGTGTCTCCAACCTGATGGAGCTCGATCTCGATCCGGAACACATGACACTTTCGGCAGCGGCGCTGCTGGGCGAGAGTATCGCCAGCGACTACACCGGTCTGATCGTGTTCGAGGGCGAGACGCTGCGGGTGGCAGCGGCGTATCAGCAGCCGGGGCTGTCTGGTGAGGCGGTCGCCATGCCAGCCAACATCCCGTTGTGGCCCGGTGGCGTGACCCGGACACTGCGCGACCGC
The Deinococcus ruber genome window above contains:
- a CDS encoding GAF domain-containing protein; translation: MEQGRHWRPNYASERALSFCTWTILQDTSLFIQDARLDPRFCTLPGVAGEPGIRRCAGAPLTTPEGHRIGTLCVMDTEPLPLSAAALQALSDLADTVVSELELRLHTL